Proteins from one Bacteroidota bacterium genomic window:
- a CDS encoding DUF6364 family protein, protein MNTKLTLTIEESLIEKAKTYAKGKGRSLSDLIENYLKVVIKEENISVDKNTPITNSLKGSFNMPKDYDYKKNISDRLTEKYL, encoded by the coding sequence ATGAATACTAAACTCACATTAACAATAGAAGAATCACTAATTGAAAAGGCTAAAACATATGCTAAGGGAAAAGGCAGAAGTTTATCAGACCTTATTGAAAATTATCTTAAAGTAGTTATCAAAGAAGAAAATATTTCGGTAGATAAAAACACTCCAATTACAAACTCATTGAAAGGCTCTTTTAATATGCCTAAAGACTATGATTACAAGAAAAATATTTCGGACAGACTAACTGAAAAATACTTGTAA